In the genome of Vicia villosa cultivar HV-30 ecotype Madison, WI linkage group LG7, Vvil1.0, whole genome shotgun sequence, one region contains:
- the LOC131616166 gene encoding NADP-dependent alkenal double bond reductase P2-like — protein MAEVKNKRVILKDYVSGFPKESDMNIVDSTIVLKLPQGSDNVVLVKNLYLSCDPYMRTLMSNPQGSINPRAYTPQSPIVGYGVSKVLESGNKDYKEGDLVWGITNWEEYSLIPAAQIHFKIVNKDVPLSYYTGILGMPGMTAYSGFFEVGSPKKGENVFVSAASGAVGQLVGQFAKLHGCYVVGSAGTKEKVDLLKNKFGYDEAINYKEEQDLSGALKRHFPEGIDIYFENVGGKTLDAVLLNMKLNGRIPVCGMISQYNLTEPEGVTNLAHIIYKRILLKGFIVADFYHLYPKFLEFVLPHIREGKVVYVEDIAEGLEKGPEALVGIFKGRNVGKQVLVVARE, from the exons CTGGTTTTCCTAAAGAATCAGACATGAACATTGTTGACAGTACCATTGTTCTTAAGCTTCCACAAGGTTCTGACAATGTTGTTCTGGTTAAGAATCTTTACTTGTCTTGTGATCCGTACATGCGTACTCTTATGAGCAACCCACAAGGCTCTATCAATCCTCGTGCATATACTCCTCAATCT CCGATTGTTGGATATGGTGTGTCGAAAGTTCTGGAATCTGGGAACAAAGATTATAAGGAAGGTGATTTGGTGTGGGGAATAACTAATTGGGAAGAGTACAGCTTGATCCCTGCAGCTCAAATACATTTCAAAATTGTGAACAAAGATGTTCCTCTTTCCTACTATACTGGAATTCTCG GTATGCCAGGAATGACTGCATATTCTGGTTTCTTTGAAGTAGGCTCTCCCAAGAAAGGAGAGAATGTCTTTGTTTCAGCTGCCTCTGGCGCAGTCGGTCAACTCGTCGGCCAATTTGCTAAATTGCACGGTTGCTATGTCGTTGGAAGTGCTGGAACTAAAGAAAAGGTGGATCTGTTGAAGAATAAATTTGGATATGATGAAGCCATTAACTACAAAGAAGAGCAAGACCTCAGTGGAGCATTAAAAAG GCACTTTCCTGAAGGAATCGACATTTACTTTGAGAATGTTGGGGGAAAGACACTTGATGCTGTACTCCTGAACATGAAACTCAATGGTCGCATTCCTGTGTGCGGAATGATCTCGCAGTATAATCTTACAGAACCTGAAGGCGTCACAAATTTGGCACATATCATATATAAGCGGATTCTTTTGAAAGGTTTTATCGTAGCTGATTTCTATCATCTATATCCTAAATTCTTGGAGTTTGTCCTTCCTCATATCAGAGAAGGGAAGGTTGTGTATGTGGAAGACATAGCTGAGGGACTTGAGAAAGGTCCTGAAGCCTTGGTTGGCATCTTTAAGGGTCGCAATGTTGGCAAACAAGTGCTTGTTGTTGCTCGTGAATGA
- the LOC131618028 gene encoding 2-alkenal reductase (NADP(+)-dependent)-like, producing the protein MAQVNNKQVILNDYVTGFPKESDMTIVDSTITLKIPQGSNDLVLLKNLYLSCDPYMRGLMNKPQGTANPLAYTPQSAIAGCGVSKVLESGHKDYKEGDLVWGFTKWEEYSLIPAAQILFKIEHTDVPLSYYTGILGMPGMTAYAGFFEVGSPKKGENVFVSAASGAVGQLVGQFAKLHGCYVVGSAGTKEKVDLLKNKFGYDEAFNYREEQDLDAALKRYFPEGIDIYYENVGGKTLDAVLLNMKLNGRIPVCGMISQYNLTQHEGVTNLAHLVYKRIRMQGFVVGDFYHLYAKFLEYVLPYIREGKVVYVEDIAEGLEKGPAALVGLFSGQNVGKQVLVVAHE; encoded by the exons ATGGCGCAAGTTAACAACAAACAAGTGATTCTTAATGATTATGTTACTGGTTTTCCTAAAGAATCTGACATGACCATAGTTGACAGCACCATAACTCTTAAGATTCCACAAGGTTCCAACGATCTTGTTCTGCTCAAAAATCTCTACTTGTCTTGTGATCCTTACATGCGAGGTCTCATGAACAAACCACAAGGAACTGCCAATCCTCTTGCCTACACCCCTCAATCT GCGATAGCTGGTTGTGGCGTGTCGAAAGTTCTGGAATCTGGACACAAAGATTATAAGGAAGGTGATTTAGTGTGGGGGTTTACTAAATGGGAAGAGTACAGTTTGATCCCTGCAgctcaaatacttttcaaaattgAGCACACTGATGTTCCACTTTCTTACTATACTGGAATTCTCG GTATGCCAGGAATGACAGCATATGCAGGTTTCTTTGAAGTAGGAAGTCCTAAGAAAGGAGAGAATGTTTTTGTTTCAGCCGCCTCTGGCGCTGTTGGTCAACTTGTTGGCCAATTTGCGAAGTTGCACGGTTGCTATGTGGTTGGAAGTGCTGGAACTAAGGAAAAGGTAGATCTGTTAAAGAATAAATTTGGATACGATGAAGCCTTTAACTACAGAGAAGAGCAAGACCTAGATGCAGCATTAAAAAG GTATTTTCCGGAAGGCATTGACATTTACTATGAGAATGTTGGAGGAAAGACACTAGATGCTGTACTCTTGAATATGAAGCTCAATGGCCGCATACCTGTGTGTGGAATGATCTCACAGTACAATCTTACGCAACATGAAGGCGTAACAAATTTGGCACATCTTGTGTATAAACGGATTCgtatgcaaggttttgttgtaggTGATTTCTATCACCTGTATGCCAAATTCTTGGAGTATGTCCTGCCTTATATCAGAGAAGGGAAGGTTGTGTATGTGGAAGACATAGCTGAGGGACTTGAGAAAGGCCCTGCAGCATTGGTGGGATTATTTAGTGGTCAGAATGTTGGTAAACAAGTGCTTGTTGTTGCTCATGAATGA
- the LOC131616164 gene encoding 2-alkenal reductase (NADP(+)-dependent)-like isoform X2 gives MAQVNNKQVILNDYVTGFPKESDMTIVDSTITLNIPEGSNDLVLLKNLYLSCDPYMRMLMSKPQGTANPLAYTPQSTIASRGVSKVLESGHEDYKEGDLVWGLTKWEEYSLIPAAQILLKIQHTDVPLSYYTGILGMPGLTAYAGFFEVGSPKKGENVFVSAASGAVGQLVGQFAKLHGCYVVGSAGTKEKVDLLKNKFGYDEAFNYKEEQDLDAALKRYFPEGIDIYFENVGGKTLDAVLLNMRIHGRIPACGMISQYNLTQPEGVTNLAHLVYKRIRMEGFNSADFFHLYPKFLEFVLPHIREEKIVYVEDIAEGLENGPAALVGLFSGRNVGKQVLVIARE, from the exons ATGGCGCAAGTTAACAACAAACAAGTGATTCTGAATGATTATGTTACTGGTTTCCCTAAAGAATCAGACATGACCATAGTTGACAGTACCATAACTCTTAACATTCCAGAAGGTTCCAACGATCTTGTTCTGCTCAAAAATCTCTACTTGTCTTGTGATCCTTACATGCGGATGCTCATGAGCAAACCACAAGGAACTGCCAATCCTCTTGCCTACACCCCTCAATCT ACAATAGCTAGTCGTGGCGTGTCTAAAGTTCTGGAATCTGGACACGAAGATTATAAGGAAGGTGATTTAGTTTGGGGGCTTACTAAATGGGAAGAGTACAGTTTGATCCCTGCAGCTCAAATACTTTTAAAAATTCAGCATACTGATGTTCCACTTTCTTATTATACCGGAATTCTCG GTATGCCGGGATTGACGGCTTATGCTGGTTTCTTTGAAGTAGGCTCTCCCAAGAAAGGAGAGAATGTTTTTGTTTCGGCTGCGTCTGGTGCTGTTGGTCAACTTGTTGGCCAATTCGCTAAATTGCACGGTTGCTATGTTGTTGGAAGTGCTGGAACTAAAGAAAAGGTGGATCTGTTGAAGAATAAATTTGGATATGATGAAGCCTTTAACTACAAAGAAGAGCAAGACCTCGATGCAGCATTAAAAAG GTACTTTCCTGAAGGCATTGATATTTACTTTGAGAATGTTGGAGGAAAGACACTCGATGCTGTACTATTGAATATGAGAATCCATGGCCGCATACCGGCATGTGGAATGATTTCACAGTATAATCTTACTCAACCGGAAGGTGTAACGAATTTGGCACATCTCGTATATAAGCGGATTCGAATGGAAGGTTTTAACAGTGCTGATTTCTTTCACCTGTATCCCAAATTCTTGGAGTTTGTCCTCCCTCATATCAGAGAGGAGAAAATTGTGTATGTGGAAGATATAGCTGAGGGTCTTGAGAATGGTCCTGCAGCTTTGGTTGGCCTTT
- the LOC131616164 gene encoding NADPH-dependent oxidoreductase 2-alkenal reductase-like isoform X1, producing MAQVNNKQVILNDYVTGFPKESDMTIVDSTITLNIPEGSNDLVLLKNLYLSCDPYMRMLMSKPQGTANPLAYTPQSTIASRGVSKVLESGHEDYKEGDLVWGLTKWEEYSLIPAAQILLKIQHTDVPLSYYTGILGMPGLTAYAGFFEVGSPKKGENVFVSAASGAVGQLVGQFAKLHGCYVVGSAGTKEKVDLLKNKFGYDEAFNYKEEQDLDAALKRYFPEGIDIYFENVGGKTLDAVLLNMKPNGRIPVCGMISQYNLTQHESVTNLAHIVYKRIRMQGFVVNDYYHLHAKFLEYVLPHIREGKVVYVEDIAEGLEKGPAALVGLFNGQNVGKQVLAVARE from the exons ATGGCGCAAGTTAACAACAAACAAGTGATTCTGAATGATTATGTTACTGGTTTCCCTAAAGAATCAGACATGACCATAGTTGACAGTACCATAACTCTTAACATTCCAGAAGGTTCCAACGATCTTGTTCTGCTCAAAAATCTCTACTTGTCTTGTGATCCTTACATGCGGATGCTCATGAGCAAACCACAAGGAACTGCCAATCCTCTTGCCTACACCCCTCAATCT ACAATAGCTAGTCGTGGCGTGTCTAAAGTTCTGGAATCTGGACACGAAGATTATAAGGAAGGTGATTTAGTTTGGGGGCTTACTAAATGGGAAGAGTACAGTTTGATCCCTGCAGCTCAAATACTTTTAAAAATTCAGCATACTGATGTTCCACTTTCTTATTATACCGGAATTCTCG GTATGCCGGGATTGACGGCTTATGCTGGTTTCTTTGAAGTAGGCTCTCCCAAGAAAGGAGAGAATGTTTTTGTTTCGGCTGCGTCTGGTGCTGTTGGTCAACTTGTTGGCCAATTCGCTAAATTGCACGGTTGCTATGTTGTTGGAAGTGCTGGAACTAAAGAAAAGGTGGATCTGTTGAAGAATAAATTTGGATATGATGAAGCCTTTAACTACAAAGAAGAGCAAGACCTCGATGCAGCATTAAAAAG GTATTTTCCGGAAGGCATTGACATTTACTTTGAGAATGTTGGAGGAAAGACACTTGATGCTGTGCTTTTGAATATGAAGCCCAACGGCCGCATACCTGTGTGTGGAATGATCTCACAGTATAATCTTACGCAACATGAAAGCGTAACAAATTTGGCACATATTGTGTATAAACGGATTCgtatgcaaggttttgttgtaaaTGATTACTATCACCTGCATGCCAAATTCTTGGAGTATGTTCTTCCTCACATAAGAGAAGGGAAGGTTGTATATGTGGAAGACATAGCTGAGGGACTTGAGAAAGGCCCTGCAGCATTGGTGGGATTATTTAATGGCCAGAATGTTGGTAAACAAGTGCTTGCTGTTGCTCGTGAATGA
- the LOC131616163 gene encoding NADPH-dependent oxidoreductase 2-alkenal reductase-like: MAEVKNKQVVLKDYVSGFPKESDLNIIDSTITLKIPQGSNDVLLVKNLYLSCDPYMRNLMNKPQDSLSSRAFTPQSPLGGYGVSKVLESGHKDYKEGDLVYGVTKWEEYSLIPAAQVIFKIEHTDVPLSYYTGILGTPGLTAYAGFFELGTPKKGENVFVSAASGAVGQLVGQFAKLHGCYVVGSAGTKEKVDLLKNKFGYDEAFNYKEEPDLDAALKRYFPEGIDIYFENVGGKTLDAVLLNMRIHGRIPVCGMISQYNLTQHEGITNLAHIIYKRIRIQGFIVADFHHLYAKFWEFILPHVREGKAVYLEDIAEGLEKGPAALVGIFSGQNVGKQVLVVARE, from the exons ATGGCGGAAGTTAAGAACAAGCAAGTGGTTTTGAAGGATTATGTTTCTGGTTTTCCCAAAGAATCAGACCTGAACATCATCGACAGTACCATAACTCTTAAGATTCCACAAGGTTCAAACGATGTTCTTCTTGTCAAAAATCTCTACTTGTCTTGTGATCCTTACATGCGGAATCTCATGAACAAACCACAAGACTCTCTCTCTTCTCGTGCCTTTACTCCTCAATCT CCGTTAGGTGGTTATGGTGTGTCTAAAGTTCTGGAATCTGGACACAAAGATTATAAGGAAGGTGATTTGGTATATGGAGTTACTAAATGGGAAGAGTACAGCTTGATCCCTGCAGCTCAAGTAATTTTCAAAATTGAGCACACTGATGTTCCTCTTTCCTACTATACTGGAATTCTTG GTACGCCAGGGCTTACTGCGTATGCAGGTTTCTTTGAATTAGGAACTCCGAAGAAAGGAGAGAATGTTTTTGTTTCAGCTGCCTCAGGTGCAGTCGGTCAACTTGTCGGCCAATTTGCTAAATTGCATGGTTGCTATGTGGTTGGAAGTGCTGGAACTAAAGAAAAAGTGGATCTGTTGAAGAATAAATTTGGATATGATGAAGCCTTTAACTACAAAGAAGAACCAGACCTCGACGCAGCATTAAAAAG GTATTTTCCGGAAGGAATTGACATTTACTTTGAGAATGTGGGAGGAAAGACACTTGATGCTGTACTCTTGAATATGAGAATCCATGGTCGCATACCTGTGTGTGGAATGATCTCACAGTACAATCTTACGCAACATGAAGGCATAACAAATTTAGCACACATCATCTATAAGCGGATCCGTATCCAGGGTTTTATTGTAGCTGATTTCCATCACCTGTATGCCAAATTCTGGGAGTTTATTCTGCCTCACGTAAGAGAAGGGAAGGCTGTGTATCTCGAAGACATAGCTGAGGGGCTTGAGAAAGGCCCTGCGGCCTTGGTGGGAATATTCAGTGGTCAAAATGTTGGTAAACAAGTGCTTGTTGTTGCTCGTGAATGA
- the LOC131618027 gene encoding 2-alkenal reductase (NADP(+)-dependent)-like, whose product MAQVKNKKVILKDYVTGFLKESNMDMVDSTITLKIPEGSNDLVLLKNLYLSCDPYMRGLMNKPQGTANPLAYTPQSPIAGRGVSKVLESGHKDYKEGDLVWGFTKWEEYSLIPAAQILFKIEHPDVPLSYYTGILGMPGMTAYAGFFEVGCPKKGENVFVSAASGAVGQLVGQFAKLHGCYVVGSAGTKEKVDLLKNKFGYDEAFNYKEEQDLDAALKRYFPEGIDIYYENVGGKTLDAVLLNMRIHGRIPVCGMISQYNLTQHEGVTNLAQLVYKRIRMQGFVVGDFYHLYPKFLEYVLPYIREGKVVYVEDIAEGLEKGPEALVGLFSGQNVGKQVLVVARE is encoded by the exons ATGGCGCAAGTTAAGAACAAGAAAGTGATTCTGAAGGACTATGTTACTGGTTTTCTTAAAGAATCAAACATGGACATGGTTGACAGTACTATAACTCTTAAGATTCCTGAAGGTTCCAACGATCTTGTTCTGCTCAAAAATCTCTACTTGTCTTGTGATCCTTACATGCGAGGTCTCATGAACAAACCACAGGGAACTGCCAATCCTCTTGCGTACACCCCTCAATCT CCGATAGCTGGTCGTGGCGTGTCGAAAGTTCTGGAATCTGGACACAAAGATTATAAGGAAGGTGATTTAGTTTGGGGGTTTACTAAATGGGAAGAGTACAGCTTGATACCTGCAgctcaaatacttttcaaaattgAGCATCCTGATGTTCCACTTTCTTACTATACCGGAATTCTCG GTATGCCGGGGATGACCGCTTATGCAGGTTTCTTTGAAGTAGGATGTCCTAAGAAAGGAGAGAATGTTTTTGTTTCAGCCGCCTCTGGCGCTGTTGGTCAACTTGTTGGCCAATTCGCGAAATTGCATGGTTGCTACGTCGTTGGAAGTGCTGGAACTAAAGAAAAGGTAGATCTGTTAAAGAATAAATTTGGATATGATGAAGCCTTTAACTACAAAGAAGAGCAAGACCTTGATGCAGCATTAAAAAG GTATTTTCCGGAAGGTATTGACATATACTATGAGAATGTCGGAGGAAAGACACTTGATGCTGTACTCCTGAATATGAGAATCCATGGTCGCATACCTGTGTGTGGAATGATCTCACAGTATAATCTTACGCAACATGAAGGTGTAACGAATTTGGCACAACTTGTGTATAAACGGATTCgtatgcaaggttttgttgtaggTGATTTCTATCACCTGTATCCCAAATTCTTGGAGTATGTCCTGCCATATATCAGAGAAGGGAAGGTTGTGTATGTAGAAGACATAGCTGAGGGACTTGAGAAAGGTCCTGAAGCATTAGTGGGATTATTTAGTGGGCAGAATGTTGGTAAACAAGTGCTTGTTGTTGCTCGTGAATGA